In Streptococcus mitis, the DNA window GTCTCTAGCATACTCGCACTCAACATGCGACCTGCAATCGTATTAAGAGATAATGGAGCGGTAAAACGCACGGTGATTTTGTTCGTTTTAAACTTTTTTGATTGGATAAAATGTGTTGAAATTCCATGCACTAACTCCATGATTTACCTCCTTATATACAGACTTCTATTATATCACGAAAACCTGAAATTTTCCTGTTCTCTGTAACACTTTTGAAATAAAAATCGCTTACATCCCCCCCTGTTTCTCTCACTATTTTTAGGAAAATATGGTATAATACCAAAGATTGAGGTGAATTATGGAATACAAATTATTTGAAGAATTTATTACCCTCCAAGCACTACTCAAAGAACTTGGAATTACACATAGCGGAGGAGCTATCAAATCATTTCTCTCTGAACATTCTGTTTACTTTAATGGGGAATTAGAGAGTCGTCGTGGTAAAAAACTTCGTATTGGTGATAAAGTTGACATCCCTGACATGGACATTGACATCTTGTTGACACAACCTACTTCTGAAGAACAAGAGGAATACCAAGCTGATAAAGTTGAAAAAGAACGGATCGCTAAACTTGTCAAAGAGATGAATAAGGGAATTAAAAAAGACAAATCGAAACCTGCTTCATCACCTAAAAACAAACAAGCTCCGCGATTCCCTGGTAGATAATCATGTGGCTACAAAACCTATCTCTCAAGACTTTTCGTAACTACAAAGAGACGAAAATAGACTTTAATCCTAAATTGAATGTCTTTTTAGGACGCAATGCACAAGGAAAAACAAATATGCTAGAGGCTATCTATTTTTTAGCCTTAACGCGTAGTCATCGAACTCGAACAGATAAAAATCTCATTCATTTTGATGAGGAACAACTTCATCTTTCAGGTCTCGTTCAGAAAAAAACTGGATCCATTCCCCTAGAAATCGAACTAACACAAAAAGGCCGTGTGACAAAAGTTAATCACTTAAAACAGGCGCGCCTTTCAGATTATGTAGGACACATGAATGTTGTTTTATTTGCTCCTGAAGATTTACAACTAATTAAAGGAGCACCTTCGGTTCGACGGAAATTCATTGATATGGAACTTGGACAAATCAAGCCAATCTATTTATCTGACTTAACCAATTATAATCACATCCTAAAACAAAGAAACACTTATCTAAAATCAGCTCAAAAAATAGATGAAACCTTCCTTTCAGTATTGGATGATCAGCTAGTTGATTATGGATGTCGTGTAATGAATCACCGCTTAGATTTCATAAAAAAACTAGAATCATTTGCGCGTAAGAAACATTTTGAACTCTCAAATCAGATTGAAGAGTTGTCAATATCTTATCAATCTTCTGTCAAGATAACTGACAAACAAAACTTATCCAAATCTTTCAAAATTGCTTTAGAAAAAAGTAGAACCAGAGATTTATTTAAAAAGAATACTGGCGTTGGTCCTCATCGAGATGATATTTCTTTTTATATAAATGGGATGGATGCTAGCTTTGGAAGTCAAGGTCAACATCGCAGTCTCGTCCTTTCTATAAAATTAGCAGAAATCGAGTTAATGGAAAGTATTACTACAGAATCTCCGATATTATTGCTTGACGATGTTATGAGTGAACTTGACAATACTAGACAGTTAAAATTATTAGAAACGATTTCTCAGTCAATCCAAACCTTTATCACAACAACAAGCTTAGACCATCTTCAAAATCTACCAAAAAATCTAAGTATCTTCACTATTCAGGGTGGTAAAGTTTTTGTAAACGAAAATTGACAACATTGTAAAAGAACTCCTGTTTTCACGGGAGTTCTTTTTATTTCTTTTACATAGAATAATTTGGTGCCTCATTAGTAATTTGTACATCATGAGGATGGCTTTCTTTCAAACCAGCACCAGACATTTCAATAAATTGAGCATTATCATGCAACTCTTTAAGGTTAGCCGCACCACAGTAACCCATACCAGATCGGATACCGCCAATCATTTGGAAGACGATATCAGCTGCCGCTCCTTTATAAGCAACACGACCTTCAATTCCTTCTGGAACGAGTTTATTTGCTTCATTGACAGAACCTTGGAAGTAACGATCGCTTGAACCTTTCTTCATCGCTGCGATTGATCCCATACCACGGTAAGTCTTGAACTTACGTCCTTGGAAGATTTCAGTTTCACCTGGTGCTTCGTCTGTTCCAGCAAACATTGATCCAAGCATAACTGCATTTCCACCTGCAGCAAGGGCTTTTACAATATCTCCAGAATACTTGATTCCACCGTCAGCAATAATCGTTTTACCATATTCACGCGCAACGGCTGCAGCATCGTAGATAGCTGTTACTTGTGGAACACCAACACCTGCAATCACACGAGTAGTACAGATAGAACCTGGTCCAATACCAACCTTTACAACATCTACACCTGCTTCATAAAGGGCACGTGCACCTTCAGCAGTTGCAATATTTCCAGC includes these proteins:
- the yaaA gene encoding S4 domain-containing protein YaaA — its product is MEYKLFEEFITLQALLKELGITHSGGAIKSFLSEHSVYFNGELESRRGKKLRIGDKVDIPDMDIDILLTQPTSEEQEEYQADKVEKERIAKLVKEMNKGIKKDKSKPASSPKNKQAPRFPGR
- the recF gene encoding DNA replication/repair protein RecF (All proteins in this family for which functions are known are DNA-binding proteins that assist the filamentation of RecA onto DNA for the initiation of recombination or recombinational repair.), yielding MWLQNLSLKTFRNYKETKIDFNPKLNVFLGRNAQGKTNMLEAIYFLALTRSHRTRTDKNLIHFDEEQLHLSGLVQKKTGSIPLEIELTQKGRVTKVNHLKQARLSDYVGHMNVVLFAPEDLQLIKGAPSVRRKFIDMELGQIKPIYLSDLTNYNHILKQRNTYLKSAQKIDETFLSVLDDQLVDYGCRVMNHRLDFIKKLESFARKKHFELSNQIEELSISYQSSVKITDKQNLSKSFKIALEKSRTRDLFKKNTGVGPHRDDISFYINGMDASFGSQGQHRSLVLSIKLAEIELMESITTESPILLLDDVMSELDNTRQLKLLETISQSIQTFITTTSLDHLQNLPKNLSIFTIQGGKVFVNEN